DNA from Pseudomonas putida:
CCGAGCCGTCGCGCACAAAACCGTAGGGGGCCTGCAACTGCCCGCTGTCGAGTTCGTCGCCCACCATCAGGGCTGAGGCCATGGCCAGGCCCAGGCCGGCGCTGGCGGCCTGGATAGACAGGTAGAAGTGCTCGTAGTCGCTGCGTTCGTTGTGCAGTGCCTGCTGGCCGCTCAGGCGCAGCCAGGTGGGCCATGCAGCGGGGCGGGTGGTGCTGTGCAGCAAGCGCTGGCCGTCCAGTTGAATGGGGGCGCCGGGGTGGCGCACCGGGCCGATCCATTCGTCACAGATTTTCTGGTTGTACAGCTGGTTGCCCCAGTGGAAGTCGTCGCGGCGGATTGCCAGGTCGACACCGCTGCGGGCGAAGTCCAGCGGCCCGCCTGCGGCCACCAGGTGCAACTGCAGGTCGGGGTGTGCAGCATGGAAGCGGGGCAGGCGTGGGATCAGCCAACGCATGGCGATGGTCGGCTCGCAGGACAGCACCAGCACATTGTCGCGGGCCTGTTGTTGCAAGCGCTGCACGGCGCCTTCGAGTTGTTCGAATATTGCCTGGGTAGTGCCTTGCAGGGCTCGGCCGGCGGGGGTGAGGAAAATGGCCCGGTTACGGCGCTCGAACAGCTCGACGCCAAGGCTTTCTTCAAGCAGGCGTACCTGGCGGCTGACCGCGCCGTGAGTGACGTGCAAGTGTTCGGCGGCGCGCACGAAGTTCTCGGTTTGGGCGGCGATGTCGAAGTAACGCAAGGCATTTAATGGCGGCAGTTTCATGGTCTTCCTGCTGGCCTGTGCAAGCGTTTGCACAGGTTAACGTTTTGCTTGTCTGTGAGGAAAACTATCAGATTTACAGCACTTTAAATCGATTTTTACTCTTCTATAAGCACTCGATAATAACGCGGTCTGCGCATTTTCATCGCCTATCGAGAGCCCCTCAGCATGACCGAACTAATTGCCGTCGCCTTGTTTACCCTGCTCGCCGTCATCAGTCCTGGCGCCGACTTCGCCATGGTCACTCGCAGCAGTTATGCACAGGGCCGCAAGGCCGGGCTGGCCGCCGCAATGGGTATCGCCCTGGGGGTACAAGTGCACGTGCTGTATACGGTCTTGGGCATTGCCGTGGTTATCAGCCAGAGCCCGGCGCTGTTCCTGGGCATGAAAGTACTGGGCGCGGGCTATCTGGTTTACCTGGGCTACAAATCGCTTACCAATACTCAACGCATCAGCCTTGAGGGGGGCGGTCAATCGGCCGCCAGCATGGTGCAAGCGCTGCGCACCGGCTTTCTGACCAACGCCCTCAACCCCAAGACCATGTTATTCGTCATCAGCGCCTTCACCCAGGTGGTGCAACCTGGTAGCCCATTGAAGCAGGCATTCGCCTACGGCGCATTCATGTCCTTTGCCCATTGGCTTTGGTTCAGCCTGGTCGCAGTGTTTTTCTCCAGCACAGCATTGCGCAAGGCAATGATCGACCGTCAGGTGCTGGTGGACCGCGTCATTGGGCTGGCGTTGATCGGGCTTGGCCTGGCAGTGGCGGTGGCCGGTATCCGTTGAGCGGGGATGATTGCATGTTGGGGTGATGGCCATTTAGAATAGAATCATTCCCATTTGCGAAGCTTCGCGATGATACCAACCCCATCTGCCGCCGCTGAGGCCTGTCTGTGAGCCCGGAAATCCTTCACGAAGCTGCCGAATGGCTGGTGCGTCTGGAGGGCCAGCCGAGTGGGCGCGACCGTGAGGCGTTCCGTGCCTGGTTAGCGCAGGACAGTGAGCATCTGGAAGCATTCCAGCGCATGCATGAAACTCTGGGCCCCATGCAAGTGCTCAAGCAGGCGCCTGCATGCAGCGCGCAACTGAGCTGCAATCAGCAGCGCCTTTCGAGCCGGGGGCTGAAGGCACTGGCCTTGATCGTGGCCGTGGTATTGGCGCTGTCATTGGCGCTGTAGCTGCAGCAGGGGCCAGCCTATCGCCAGGCGACAACTTTTTCGTAGGCAAAGAAAAAGGGCTTACCTTGCGGTAAGCCCTTCGTCTTGTTTGGTGGCTACACAGGGACTTGAACCCCGGACCCAGCATTATGAATGCTATGCTCTAACCAACTGAGCTATGTAGCCGATGGCGCGCATTATTCTCTTGAACGGCCCCCCTGTCAACACTCATTTCAAAAAAAATTTGCACGCTTTCAAAAACTTAGCAGCCAGCCCCTGTTTCAGCGCACCACAAGCCAGTGTCCCAGCACGCCCTGCAGTTGCAGATGCTGGGCGTCAGCCAGGGATTGCAGGCTTTCGCCAGGCCGGTCGAGATTGAAATCGCCGCTCACGCGTCGATGCGCCACTTGTTCATCCATCATCCACAGACGCTGCCCTTGGTAACCGGCAAGGCGTTCCAGCACTTGCCCCAAAGGCATGTCGGTGGCTTTCAGGCGACCGCTGCGCCAGCTGTCGGCGGTCTTCAGGTCGGCCTTCTGCACCGGGTCGATGCGCATGCCATCGAAGGTCACCCGCTCACCCGCCGAGACCATGCGCTGCTCACCGCCCTGGGTGACCATGGCCTTGCCACTGAGTACCACGAGTTCGTCACGCCCGGCATGGCGGGCTACCTGCAGGCGGGTGCCGTACACCTGGATGCGGGCGTTGCCGACTTCTACCTCCATGGCTCGCCCGTCGAGCATCACTTCCATGAACACCTGGCCCTGCACCAGGTGCAGCAGGCGGGTGCGCCCGCGCAGGTCGACGTTCATCGCGCTGGCGCTGTCCAGGTTCAATGTCGTGCCATCTGCCAGGCGCGTGCTGCGGCGCTCGCCCACATCGGTGTGCAGCTCACTGGCCAGGCGTTGCATCAGCGGCCAGTACAGGTAGGCTGCGGCGCCCAAACCAAGCAGGAATACAACCGCCAACCATTTGCCCAGGTGGCTGCGCTGCACAGCGACTTGCCGTGGGCGAGGGCGAGCGGGGGGTGGTTGCAGTTGTTGCCAGAACGTTTCCAGCTCGGCATAGGCGTGTGCGTTCTCAGGGGCTTGGCACCAGGCCGCGAATGCCTGGCGCTGGGTGTCGTCGCAACCGGGCTGGCGCAGCAACGAAAACCACTCCAGCGCTTCCTGCTGTGGGTCGGGCTGCAGTTGCTTGGCGGGCATCGGGCTCATGGGTTCGGTCTGCTCACGATAGGGGCCGTTTCGCCCAACGATGACAGGGATAATGAGCCAAGGATGCTAATTATATTGAGAACCATTTTCAAGTACGTTGCGACAGAGGGATAAAAAAGGTAGCTATGTATCTATTTGTTTCCCGATAATCGGATCCCAAACCTGAGGACGGAGATTTAGGCAAATGGCCACCAGTAGTGCCTCCACCGCATCCACCGCTGCAACGGCCAACCAGGCCACACCGCTGGTGATGCGCATCATCGGTTTCTGTGCCTTGGCGCACTTGATTAACGACCTGATCCAGTCGGTACTGCCGGCGATCTACCCCATGCTCAAGGCCAACTACGACCTGAGCTTCGCCCAGATTGGCATGATCACCCTGACATTCCAGATCACCGCCTCGCTGTTGCAGCCCTGGGTCGGCTTCTTCACCGACCGCCGACCGACGCCCAACCTGCTGCCCCTAGGCACCCTGTGCACACTGGTGGGCATCGTGATGCTGGCCTTCGTCGGCAGTTTCCCGATGATCTTGCTGGCGTCGGCGCTGGTGGGCATCGGCTCGTCGACCTTCCACCCGGAAACCTCGCGTATCGCGCGGTTGGCTTCGGGTGGGCGTTTCGGCCTGGCCCAGTCGACTTTCCAAGTGGGCGGCAACACCGGTTCAGCACTGGGCCCGCTGCTGGCGGCGGCCATCGTCATTCCGTTCGGTCAGACCCACGTGGCCTGGTTCGGCCTGGCGGGGCTATTCTTCCTCGGTGTCACCCTGATGCTGCGCGGCTGGTACAAGGAGCACCTCAACCAGGCCAAGGCGCGCAAGGCGGTGCAAGCCACCCACGGCATTTCGCGCAATCGGGTGATCGCGGCGCTGATCGTGCTGGGCCTGTTGGTGTTCTCCAAGTACTTCTACATGGCCAGCTTCACGAGCTACTTCACCTTCTACCTGATCGAGAAGTTCGGTGTATCGGTGGCCAGCTCGCAGCTGCACCTGTTCCTGTTCCTCGGCGCGGTAGCAGCGGGCACCTTCTTTGGCGGGCCGATCGGTGACCGTATCGGGCGCAAGGCGGTGATCTGGTTCTCGATCCTGGGCGTGGCGCCGTTCACCTTGGCGCTGCCGTATGCCGACCTGTTCTGGACCACGGTACTGAGCGTGGTGATCGGTTTTATCCTGGCGTCGGCGTTCTCGGCCATCGTGGTGTATGCGCAGGAACTGGTACCGGGCAGTGTGGGCATGATTGCCGGGATCTTCTTCGGCTTGATGTTCGGCTTTGGCGGCATTGGCGCGGCGCTGTTGGGGTATGTGGCAGACCTGCGCGGTATCGAGTATGTGTACGGGCTGTGCTCGTTCCTGCCATTGTTCGGGCTACTGGCGGTGTTGTTGCCGAGCACCGGTAAGCGCTGATGCAAGCGGGGCTGCAAAGCAGCCCCGACGATTGACGATTGGGCACCCTTGGCCTAGAGTGCCGCCTCTTTTTCCAACCACCTGCGTAGTAGCCAAAGCAATGTGCCGTACCCAATCCCTGCCCAGCGCCCGCCAGCCTGCCTTCCAGGCCCTGCGTCGTGCATGGCCGAGCGACACGGTACTCAAGCGCCGCCGCAGCGTGCTGTTTGCCTTCACCTTTTCGCCACACCTCGCCTGAACTGATCTGCGCTTTTGCGTCGCTC
Protein-coding regions in this window:
- a CDS encoding LysR substrate-binding domain-containing protein yields the protein MKLPPLNALRYFDIAAQTENFVRAAEHLHVTHGAVSRQVRLLEESLGVELFERRNRAIFLTPAGRALQGTTQAIFEQLEGAVQRLQQQARDNVLVLSCEPTIAMRWLIPRLPRFHAAHPDLQLHLVAAGGPLDFARSGVDLAIRRDDFHWGNQLYNQKICDEWIGPVRHPGAPIQLDGQRLLHSTTRPAAWPTWLRLSGQQALHNERSDYEHFYLSIQAASAGLGLAMASALMVGDELDSGQLQAPYGFVRDGSAYHLLSPLPLDDNSKRQRFAEWVMDECRRSLAHLGLLQNDDPALPSPPQVR
- a CDS encoding LysE family translocator, translated to MTELIAVALFTLLAVISPGADFAMVTRSSYAQGRKAGLAAAMGIALGVQVHVLYTVLGIAVVISQSPALFLGMKVLGAGYLVYLGYKSLTNTQRISLEGGGQSAASMVQALRTGFLTNALNPKTMLFVISAFTQVVQPGSPLKQAFAYGAFMSFAHWLWFSLVAVFFSSTALRKAMIDRQVLVDRVIGLALIGLGLAVAVAGIR
- a CDS encoding FecR/PupR family sigma factor regulator, coding for MSPEILHEAAEWLVRLEGQPSGRDREAFRAWLAQDSEHLEAFQRMHETLGPMQVLKQAPACSAQLSCNQQRLSSRGLKALALIVAVVLALSLAL
- a CDS encoding FecR domain-containing protein codes for the protein MSPMPAKQLQPDPQQEALEWFSLLRQPGCDDTQRQAFAAWCQAPENAHAYAELETFWQQLQPPPARPRPRQVAVQRSHLGKWLAVVFLLGLGAAAYLYWPLMQRLASELHTDVGERRSTRLADGTTLNLDSASAMNVDLRGRTRLLHLVQGQVFMEVMLDGRAMEVEVGNARIQVYGTRLQVARHAGRDELVVLSGKAMVTQGGEQRMVSAGERVTFDGMRIDPVQKADLKTADSWRSGRLKATDMPLGQVLERLAGYQGQRLWMMDEQVAHRRVSGDFNLDRPGESLQSLADAQHLQLQGVLGHWLVVR
- a CDS encoding MFS transporter — translated: MATSSASTASTAATANQATPLVMRIIGFCALAHLINDLIQSVLPAIYPMLKANYDLSFAQIGMITLTFQITASLLQPWVGFFTDRRPTPNLLPLGTLCTLVGIVMLAFVGSFPMILLASALVGIGSSTFHPETSRIARLASGGRFGLAQSTFQVGGNTGSALGPLLAAAIVIPFGQTHVAWFGLAGLFFLGVTLMLRGWYKEHLNQAKARKAVQATHGISRNRVIAALIVLGLLVFSKYFYMASFTSYFTFYLIEKFGVSVASSQLHLFLFLGAVAAGTFFGGPIGDRIGRKAVIWFSILGVAPFTLALPYADLFWTTVLSVVIGFILASAFSAIVVYAQELVPGSVGMIAGIFFGLMFGFGGIGAALLGYVADLRGIEYVYGLCSFLPLFGLLAVLLPSTGKR